In the genome of Prosthecobacter fusiformis, the window GCACGCCGGCCATCACGCGGTGATGGTCCTGATCGGCGAAACCATTTTGGTGGATCAGGAAGGCCTGATAACCTAGCTTGAGCTGTGTTTTGGCACTCAGGGCATAGCCGAGGTTCAGACCGAGGATGTGCTGGTCAAATTCGAAGCTGTTGGTGCCATTGGCAGGGCCTTTTCCATCGGTATCGAACCGTGCATAAGAGTAACCGGCGCTGGCGCTGAGACGCGTGGTGATCTGCTGCGCCACATGCAGGTCCAGGCCGTAGCTGGTGAACCGGGTGGCCAAGACACTGTCGGACTGGTCGCTGATTTCCAGGAAGGTGCTGGCGGTGACGCGGCCGCCTTTCCAGGGGCGGGCGGTGATGCCATAATTGAGGTAATGGGAGCTGTTGAAGTTGGCGCCGAAGTCCAGATTGGACTCATAACCGGCGGCCAGTTCGTGGCTGAGGCGGTCGCTCAGGCGCTGGCTGAAGCTGAGGGAATAATACGGGGCGTTGAGGTCGGACCTGTCATACGGCACGGCGGCGAAAAAAACGACGGTGTTGTCGAACTCCTGGTGCTGATAACCGGCGGCCAGCCGCAGACGGGTGTCCGGGTTGATTTTCCAGGTGGCGAAGGAACCCAGGCTGGAGAGTTTTCCATCATTGCCGTTTTCGTCATTTTGATGGTCCAGCCAGCTCAGGGCACCTTCGAGGCCGATGCTGACGGCCGGGCTGACATCGTAGCTGAGCAGTGAGGAAAAGGTGTCCAGATCGGCATCCACCGGGACGCCGCCGAGATAGTTGCCATCGATGTCGTGAGTGGTGCTGTGAGTATAGTTCAGCGTCCAGGAAAGCTGGGGGGCGATCTGCCAGGTGCCGGCGATGCCGAGATCATTTTGAAGCACGCCAAAATAGGGGCGCTGGCTCACGCGATCATACACCGTGAGGGAAACTGGGCCGAATTGAGCATCATAGGCGATGGAGGTGCCGGGAAGAAGGGTGACGCCAAATTCATCGCTGAAGTAGCTCCAGTCGATGTGGTCGTTGCCGGAGAGCCAGTTGAAGCCGAGGCCGCCTGAAAAGGTGAGCCGCTGATTTTCCGCCAGCTTGTAGCTGCCGTCGAAAAGCAGATCGGTCGATATGATGAGGGCACCCGCGCCATTTTTGAAGGCGGAATTGTATTCAAAGCCCTGCTCAAGAGCCAAACCCGCACTCAGGCCGGAGGCGGTCTGCAGAGTGTTGTCAGGCGCCTGCACGCCGTCATACCAAGGGGTGAGGTAGGAGCGGCCCAACTGATACTGGCTGGTGAACCCGGTGATGTCGGCGTTCAGGCGGCGCGGGGTGGCCGTGCTGAGGCTGAAAACATCTGGACGAGACAGGGCGCGGCCGGCCTCCAGGGGGGCCCGCGCATCCCCCAGCACGTCCCGGTTTTCCTCGGCGAACTTGGGGTCGCGGGCCCGCAGTTCATTGAGGAAGGCGGCATTCTGCGAAGGCGAGACGCCGAGCTGTGCCTGGGCGGGTGCAGTGAAAAGCAGAACTGAAGTAGAAACAACACCAAGAGTGAGGACGGTGATACGACGGAGGTGGGAGTAAGGCAGCATGCTCGGGAGAGAGGGTGCATGACGTAAGCGGCATTCCACATTTGTCACCCGGCGTTTTATCTTGAGGGACAGAATTCAGGCAAATAGCTGGTTTGTAGGCAGGCCATGGAGGCCTTTGTGCGCGAACTTTAGCAATGAAGTCTGGGTGAGAGTGGGCAGTGCCACGGGCCGAGGCAAGCATGGACACGAGATGCTGCACCCGCGCATCATAGCGCGCTTCAGCATCGGTCAAGCATTGCCCCCTTCCCCAGTGCCGCCAGAAAGATCATCCCCGCCGGGCGGCCTCGATGGTGGCGATGTCGATCTTGCTCATGGTCATCATGGCTTCAAAAGCCCGCTTCGCCTCCGCCCCGCCTGCGGCCATCGCTTCCGTGAGCACCCGCGGCGTGATCTGCCAGGATAGGCCCCAGCGATCCTTGCACCAGCCACACTCACTTTCCTCACCGCCATTGTTGACGAGGGCCTCCCAGTATCGGTCCGTTTCCTCCTGAGTATCCGTGGCTACCTGAAAGGAAAACGCCTCGCTGTGCTTGAACACCGGCCCGCCATTGAGCCCGATGCAGGGAATGCCCAAGACTGTGAATTCCACCGTCAAAATGTCCCCCTCCTTGCCACTGGGATAGTCCCCCGGTGCCCGGCGCACCGCGGTGACCTCACTGTCGGGAAAAGTGGCCGCGTAAAACGTCGCTGCCTCCAGCGCATCCTTCTCAAACCAAAGGCAAAGGGTGTTTTTCGGTATCATGTCGGGTTCCTCCTGGGACGCGATTGGAGCGTGAAACCGGCGGGGTGTCAATCCGTCACTCCATGAGATGCGTATGCACCTACTTATCCAGATCCTTCATGGCCACGATGTGAATCATTGAGTCCCGTTCGTCAGTGGCAGTGCCTGGGTGCGTGGCAGATGAACTTTTCATGACCCGCCATCCTACCCAATCGGATTATGACGTCCTTTTTAGCTGTGAGGCCTTGATACGCTGGCTTTCATGTCGCCTGCTCCCGAGTTACCACCATCCACGCTTGGATCTGGTAAGCGTCAGAAATTAGGTCAATAAAATGGCGAGTAAGCCGATTACTGTGTTGAATTAAGTTCTTGTCTTGGTAAAAAGATCCAATGAGTGAGACTCGATTTTATCATCTAGTTAGGGAGCAAACACAGTTAGGTCAATATAGGTGGAGTGATATTCGAGCAGGGCTTTTAGAAGGGCGTTTTTTATGGACGGACCTCTGCTGGACTGAGGGCATGAAGGACTGGGAGTCGTTAAGTTCACATTGGAAGGAGGTCCCGGTTTCACCACTTTCTCAGCATAGACCTGACGCGTGGGCCAAGTCTAACGTTAACCGTTACCTAGGATGGATGGGCGTGTTAGGAGGCATGGTGTTCATCGCGGCACTGCTGGCCTACTTCGTCCTGACCCCTCATCCCAATCCAGTAACCGCAGTAAATGATGCCTCCACTCTTTACTCCCAGGCCCAGGCTTTGCGGCTGGGAAAACCTCTCCGCTATGGCCAGGCAGGAGCTCTCTTGCTACAGCAGGCATCAAAAGCAGGAGATCTCGAAGCGATGACGGATCTGGCACTTTGTCAAATTCGCGAAGACGGATTGCCCTGGGACATTGTTGCAGCCATGGGCACGATGCGCCGTGCCGCCGAGGCTGGACACTGGCGCGCGCAGATGATTTACGGAGAGTACCAATACTACGGCATCGCAATGGATGTGAACAGTGTCGCAGGATTACATTGGCTGGAAAAAGCTGCCGAATCGGGAAAATCTCAGGCATTGTTTACTTTGGGTTCAGTGCTTGTGAGAAGTGAAGAAAAGGATTCCGCCGCACGCGGTATAAAATTGCTACAGCAAGTCGCCGCAGCAGGCTTCCTGTCTGCACGGGCAGAATTAGGATATTGGTACATTCGCGGCGAAAACCTTCCCAAAGACGAAGAGGGCGGCCTCAAAATGATTCGTGAATGTGCTTTGGCAGGGGATGCCTACGCTCAATTAAAGCTCTGTGAGTACTTAGGCAGTCTTGCTGTGAAAAATCCTGAAGAACTCCACAGTTCCGAAAGATATGAGTGGGCATTCAAGGCTGCTCAGCAGGACTTGGGTGCAGCCATTTGGGAATTAGCTTACATGGACAATCCAGCTCATGCGCATAGCCCCGCTGAAGCGCAATCAGAGCGCCGCATGTGGATGCGCCGTGCGGGTCGGCTGGGCTTCACTCCATGCATGGTGGAGATTGGGCTTGACCATCTCCGTGGTCCCGGCGTTATCCCTAATGCAGAGGAAGCCGTACGCTGGTTGCGGTTGGCATCAGATTTCGGTGATCTACAAGGGCAGACATATCTGGCTTTACTCTTGATCAGTGGAGAGGGTGTCCCTCAGGACTTGGAGGAAGCACGCAAGCTATGTCAGGCCGTAATGAGCCGCGAGCATGCAGGAGGCTATGCAGCTATGGGAAAAGTACTGGCGGCCGAATCCAAAGGCAATCCCACGATCTTGGCCGAGGCGGTCCAGCATTACCGGCGTGCTGTAGAGCTAGATGAGCGTGATCCAGATGGCTGTCTTTATTTGGCCCGCTGTTTGCGTTACGGACATGGAGTATCTAAGAACGTAACGGCAGCCGTGGAAAACTATATCAAAGCTGCCAATGGATTTAGTCAGTTGGGCAACCATGCTGAAGCTAGCTACGAACTCGGCCAGATGTACGAATTCGGTGAGTCCATGCCCAGGGACATCGCTAAAGCCTATGCTTCCTATCAGCAAGCCTCCTGGTCAGACCATGCTCCTGCATGCTTTCGCCTTTGGCAGTTGGATATGGAGGAGAATCACCGCGAAGAACTTGGCTTTATCGCCACTGAAGAATCGTCTAAATATCTCCGGCAGAGTGCAGCACTCGGTTACATCCCTGCCCAAACTCGTCTGGGCAAAGCCCACCTGGAGGATCGTCTTACCTTTGCACAGGATCCGCAAGAAGCTCTGCACTGGCTACGGAGGGCGGCCGAAAAAAAGGACCCTGAAGCGATGCATTACATCGGGCTTTGTTATGGTCACGGTCTTGGAGTAAAAAAGAATTTAGAAACGGCCGCGACCTGGACCAAAGCTGCGGCTGAACTTGGCTGGGCTGAGGCTCAGTGCCAACTAGGTAATTGCTACATGAAGGGTGCAGGGACCCCAAAGAATCTAACCGAAGGAATGAGGTGGTTTAAAAAAGCCGCGGATCAAGGCTCTGTTGAAGGAAATTACAGCCTGGGCATGTATCTGGTGAAGGGTTCCGATTCGCCAACGGATATGAAGTACGGCCTCCAGCATCTTCTCACGGCGGCCCAGGCCGATCACCCAGCCGCTATTGCACTACTCATCGAATGCTATAGCGGCCAACATGGTTACGTGCCTGACGAAACTCAGCGGCTCAACTGGGTCGCCCGCGCAGCCGCACTGCAGTCTAAGCCAGTCAGTAGTGATTCACCTTGAGTGTGTGAGCCTCTGAGGCCAGAGACGCCCTGCCGCTGGCTGCGAGGTGACGGTGCCAAGGTGGCTGGCAGATGGCGGGGGGGCGGCCATGGGTGCCTGAGGCGGGTGGAGGGCGTGGTAGACGCTGTAACGCTTGTGGTAGTCAATGCCGATGAAAGTGGCTGACTCAGCGATTGGATGATCAGTATTAATTGGCGTGGCAGATGAACTTTTCATGACCCGCCATCCTACCCAATCGGATTATGACGTCCTTTTTAGCTGTGAGGCCTTGATCCGCTGGCTTCATCTCGCCTGCCCCTTGTTTCCTAGTGCCACTCAAGCTCTTTGGAGAAGTCTTGGAAGAACGACACCGCTTCCCAGGATTAAGAGCGTGGAGCCTAACATGAAAAATGCAGGCATGGAATAAGGGCGCGACGAAAAAGACGGGAAAAGCCAGGCTAACCAAAGTGCCAACCCTAAAAAGATCGCACTCCAATAAAGACGAGCCTGTTTCGTGATGGATGTCACTATCCCGCAAATGACAAAAAGAAACACCATTCCAATCGCTCCATAAGAAAGAGTTATTCCAAAGAAGAGTTCAGGACGGAACCGATCCAGATTCCGCGCGATTTTAACCATGAGACTCCAACTGACGAAAAAGATCACGATCTGAAGGCTAATGACGCCAAAGGTTCGGAGTAAGGAGTGGAGGTTCATTTTTTTTTGACGAACGTTCAGGTGGAGCGATAAAATCATCCGCCAGGATTCTGCTCAAGCGCGGGGTTTAGGAGAAACGGGTTAGGGTGCAAATAATTGACAAAAACTTCCTTGGTTCTCTGAGGGGTTTTGTGACGCGCCGAAGATAAGACTGGGCCCGAGATGCTTCAACGGTGCGTCATAACCCGCTTCATATTCTGTCAAGTATTTGCACCCTGACCCCCAGTTCCGGTCATGTAGGCGATGTCGCGCTCGGTGCGGGTTTTTTCCTGGCCCTGGATGATCACTTGGAAGGTGCCGTCGGGGTTGCGGGAGAGGACCTGTGTGTGGTCGCCGTGACGGGCGCGGCCTTGCCAGATGGGTGGGGTGGGGACGGTGGCGGTGTCAGGCCGCAGGGTTGGCTGTGCCTGGTTTTGATGGGGGGTGTTTGTGTTCTGCGGCGGCGGGGGATTGGCGTGCGCCGCCCCTTGGGTCGTTTGAGATGATGGATGGTTTATATTATTAAGCGATGCATCATGAACTGACGGTGCAGCGGTGCCCGTATGGCTCTGCGGGGTGTTTGCCTGTGTGGTCAGGGGAGCAAGCGCGGTCTTGCCTGACGGGAGGGCCGGGAGCTGGGAGAGAGGGTTTTCCTGGGCCGTGGGGCGTTGGCTGACGGGGCCTGGCTGGGCATGGCGGAGGTTTTACGCGGGTGCGGCAACGGGGGCCTGAGGCGGGGTGGAGGGCGTGGCAGACGCTGTAACGCTTGTGTTAGTCAATACCGATGAAAGTGGCTGCCTCCGCGATTAGATGATCAGAAGTAATTGACGTGGCAGATAAAGTTTTCATGACCCCCCATCATACCAAATCGGCTTATGACGTCCTTTTTAAGCTGGGCTTGATACGCCGGCTTTCATGCCGCCTGCCCACGTTTCCAGGTTCATTCCCGTTAATAGATAATTGCGTCATCTCCCAATCCATCCAAATATTCCTGGCTGGGTTTGTCAGGAAGAATGATGCCTTTGCGGATGATGTATTGTTCGTAGTCTCCAGCAAGATCCAATCCGTAATCTTCGGCCGCGATGGAAAAGTCACTGATTATGACGCGGGCCGGTGCTGCTTTGCGTATCTTTAAAACTAACGAAAGGTCACCTTCATAAGTGACTAGAAGATGTTCATCTGTGTTATGACGTGGAATATGTCCTGTTTTAGCACTTAGCACGGCTTGGCCGTTATTTATTAGCTGAATAATCATATGATTTATCGTTTGGAATTATAACTGACCGAAGATGGATGTGACAATGCCGAAAGTTTCCTTTTGATGTTCCTCAAGACACCAATAAGCGATATTTTCTGGTCCTCTGGATACTTCCTCAAAGTAAACCGACGGGATTTCTACACCGCCCTCCCATGTAGGATACAGACGACCTGCATATTCATTGAGCCAACCGTCGAGAATGTAACGCCACCCTTGCTTATGGGTGCGGATGGGCTGGCCTTGCACACGTTGATACCAGTGTGCATGAATGGCCTTTTTCCAGTTTTCGAGGCGGGGATGTGCTTTTGCGTGATGATAGAGCCAGTGGCCCATCTCATGCCACATGAGGGCTCGCAATTCCCCGGCCCGCTGATCTGGCAGGAGCAGATGGTATTCATCCCAGTATAGGTTCAGGGTATTGGTATTAGCATCGTAGCTGCCCAAGGTCCTTTCTGGATGTTGCGGGGTGTTTGCCTGTGTGGTCAGGGGAGCAAGCGTGGTCTTGCCTGACGGGAGGGCCGGGACATGGCGCAATCCATTGACAAATTTCAGATACTTGCATGACCCTTTCAGATATCTGAAGGGGTCAGAGCCAGCGCAAAGACGAGCCTGGACACGAGATACTTCCCCCGACCTTTAAACCAGTCCGCAATCTATCAAGTATGGACCCTGACCATTCCCCCCCCGTTTACGGAGTCGGCGGGCCGGGGGCCAGGACATGCCACGCGTGTCGCCTATTGGGATAGTTAAACGGTGGTCGCAACAGGATGTTGATGGCGTCATCCAAGGGCATCGTGCCATTTCTGACAGCTTGCGAATACTTTCCGACTTGCCTAGCCAATTCCATTTGTTCTTCGGTTGGATACTTATGTTCTTGGTTGGTATCTTTCATAGCCATCCTTTCTTTTTCATCAAACTGTCCATAACTGGTTGTATGAGCCTCCAGTCCGCGTTTCCAAACTGTTGCCAAAAGTCTGCACCGTTTAGAATAGAGTCAAGCTCTCGAGCTGCCTCGCCTTCATTGGAACGTTTTATAACCCATTGTGCATAAATTCTACTGAAAAGCTCACTATCACTCAACCAATAATCTACATCCATCCCAAAGTTTATACAAGTGGCGGCGGCTTCCGACTGCCTTGCAACAGCCGCTACTTTGGCGACCTCATTAGGATCCAGGTGCAGGCGTATGTGGTGGCCGATCTCGTGAACGGTTGTCATGAGGGGATAAGCGGTGTCCCTGCTTACGCCGATCTCAGCCCAGTAAATGCCGTGCGCCCAACGGTAAGCGCCCAATGCACCAGAATGGTCCACCCGATGGCTGACTCTCACGGGTGACAGTTCACCATCATCATGGGCATGGTCGACCAAGATCATCGCCTTTTGAATAGCAAGTCCATGTGCATCCGTTATAAGCAAATGCATGTGATCGCTGGGAGGATGACGGCGCGGGGGCCTGGCATCCAGCAGACTTCGATTCTCGGAAGCCCTATCAGCGGCACTCCTTGACTCCGCAGTCCGGTCGGTCTTGTAGAATGAACTGTTCTCTGTCTTGGGCAAAAGCTCCACTCCATTCCCAGGCAAGTATTTTACGTTTGACACTTCACCCTGCAAACGCCCCTTCGTGGCCTTGCCCAGCATTTCGTAGAGCTCTGGTTTCTTTAGCCCGGTCATGTAGGCGATGTCGCGCTCGGTGCGGGTTTTTTCTTGGCCCTGGATGATCACTTGGAAGGTGCCGTCGGGGTTGCGNNNNNNNNNNNNNNNNNNNNNNNNNNNNNNNNNNNNNNNNNNNNNNNNNNNNNNNNNNNNNNNNNNNNNNNNNNNNNNNNNNNNNNNNNNNNNNNNNNNNNNNNNNNNNNNNNNNNNNNNNNNNNNNNNNNNNNNNNNNNNNNNNNNNNNNNNNNNNNNNNNNNNNNNNNNNNNNNNNNNNNNNNNNNNNNNNNNNNNNNNNNNNNNNNNNNNNNNNNNNNNNNNNNNNNNNNNNNNNNNNNNNNNNNNNNNNNNNNNNNNNNNNNNNNNNNNNNNNNNNNNNNNNNNNNNNNNNNNNNNNNNNNNNNNNNNNNNNNNNNNNNNNNNNNNNNNNNNNNNNNNNNNNNNNNNNNNNNNNNNNNNNNNNNNNNNNNNNNNNNNNNNNNNNNNNNNNNNNNNNNNNNNNNNNNNNNNNNNNNNNNNNNNNNNNNNNNNNNNNNNNNNNNNNNNGTTTATATTATTAAGCGATGCATCATGAACTGACGGTGCGGCGGTGCCCGCATGGCCCTGCGGGGTGTTTGCCTGCGCGGTCAGGGGAGCAAGCGCGGTCTTGCCTGACGGGAGGGCGCGGTCATGGCGCAATTCATTGACAAATTTCAGATACTAACAAGACCCCTTCAGATATCTGAAGGGGTCAGA includes:
- a CDS encoding VOC family protein; protein product: MIPKNTLCLWFEKDALEAATFYAATFPDSEVTAVRRAPGDYPSGKEGDILTVEFTVLGIPCIGLNGGPVFKHSEAFSFQVATDTQEETDRYWEALVNNGGEESECGWCKDRWGLSWQITPRVLTEAMAAGGAEAKRAFEAMMTMSKIDIATIEAARRG
- a CDS encoding tetratricopeptide repeat protein; protein product: MVFIAALLAYFVLTPHPNPVTAVNDASTLYSQAQALRLGKPLRYGQAGALLLQQASKAGDLEAMTDLALCQIREDGLPWDIVAAMGTMRRAAEAGHWRAQMIYGEYQYYGIAMDVNSVAGLHWLEKAAESGKSQALFTLGSVLVRSEEKDSAARGIKLLQQVAAAGFLSARAELGYWYIRGENLPKDEEGGLKMIRECALAGDAYAQLKLCEYLGSLAVKNPEELHSSERYEWAFKAAQQDLGAAIWELAYMDNPAHAHSPAEAQSERRMWMRRAGRLGFTPCMVEIGLDHLRGPGVIPNAEEAVRWLRLASDFGDLQGQTYLALLLISGEGVPQDLEEARKLCQAVMSREHAGGYAAMGKVLAAESKGNPTILAEAVQHYRRAVELDERDPDGCLYLARCLRYGHGVSKNVTAAVENYIKAANGFSQLGNHAEASYELGQMYEFGESMPRDIAKAYASYQQASWSDHAPACFRLWQLDMEENHREELGFIATEESSKYLRQSAALGYIPAQTRLGKAHLEDRLTFAQDPQEALHWLRRAAEKKDPEAMHYIGLCYGHGLGVKKNLETAATWTKAAAELGWAEAQCQLGNCYMKGAGTPKNLTEGMRWFKKAADQGSVEGNYSLGMYLVKGSDSPTDMKYGLQHLLTAAQADHPAAIALLIECYSGQHGYVPDETQRLNWVARAAALQSKPVSSDSP